The Solirubrobacterales bacterium nucleotide sequence TCCCCGGGAACTCCCGGCCGAGCGGAGCGAGGGCGGCCCGGGGAATCCTCACCGGCCCCCGCCCCACCACCAGTATCGGAACCACCAGCCTCACCAACCGTGGCGATCGGGGTGCCGATCGGCAGGGTCGTCTCCGGGCCGACGATGATCTTCAGGGTGCCGGCCGCGTCGGCCTCGTAGACCATGCTGGCCTTGTCGGTCTCGATCTCGACCAGCTCGTCCCCGATCGCGATCTCGTCCCCGTCCTCTTTCAGCCAGGCGATCACCGTCCCTTCCTCCATCGAGTCGGTCAGCCGTGGCATCACGATGTCGGTCATCTCGGGCCGCCCGTTCCCTCTCGGGGCAGACCTCCCTCGGTCGCCGCGAGCACCGCCTCGATCACGTTCTCGGCGTGAGGGATCGCGGCCTGCTCCATCCGGCGGGAGTAAGGCATCGGCACGTCGGCCCCGGTGACCCGCTGGATCGGGGCGTCGAGGTAGTCGAATCCCTGCTCCGCGATCAGGGCCGAGAGGTTCGCCCCGACCCCGCCGTGGGGCCAGCCTTCCTCGACGATCACCGCCCGGCTGGTTTTCTTCACCGAGTCGAGAATGGTGTCCAGGTCGAGCGGCCTCAGGGTCCGGGGGTCGATCACCTCGGCGCTGATCCCGTGTTCGGTCTGAAGTCGATCCGCGGCCTCCTGGGCGACGTGAGCCATCTTCAGGATCCCGACGATGGTCACGTCGGATCCCTCCCGGCGGATCGCCGCTTCGCCAAAACGCTGGATCCGGTCTCCTTCCGGCACCTCGTCCCGCATGCCGTAGAGACTCTCGTGTTCGATGAAAACCACCGGGTTGTCGTCCCGAACCGCCGCCTTCAGCAGGGCCTTGCCATCGGCCGGGGTGGACGGACAGGCGACCAGCAGACCCGGAACCTGCAGGAACAGAGCCTCGAAGCTGTGTGAGTGGGTCGGGCCTAGCTGGTGTCCGCCGCCGCCGGGCATCCGGATCACCATCGGCACCCGCATCTGGCCGTTGAACATGTACGGGATCGCCGCCGCGTGATTGACGATCTGGTCCAGGGCCAGCAGGGCGAAGTTCACGGTCATGATCTCGACGATCGGTCGCAGACCGGCGATCGCCGCCCCGACCCCGGTGCCGACGATCGTGTTTTCCGAGATCGGGGTGTCACGCACCCGCTGCTCGCCGAACTCGTCGAGCAGGCCCTCGGTGACCTTGAAGGATCCCTGGAAGACGGCGATGTCCTCACCCATCACAAAGACCCGGTCGTCGCGGCGCATCTCCTCCGCCATCGCGTCCCGCAGTGCCTCCCGGAAGCGGATCACGGGAACTGTTCCGCTTTCGCCCCGGTCGCTCATCCCCTCACCCCGGGTCGGATCTCGGCCGCTTCCGGCTCCTCCTCGGCGTAGGCGGCTCCCCGTTCGGCGAGCTGTTTGGCGTGCTCGGGTGCCTGCTCGCCAAACTCGCCTCGATGAGGTTCCGGCGAGCGTTCATCGACCGCGTACCAGCCCATCGTCTCGCTGACCACGTAGAGCTCATCGTAGAGCGTTTCCAGTGCCGGTTCCGGCGAACTGTCGGCGAACTCGACCGCAGCCTT carries:
- a CDS encoding alpha-ketoacid dehydrogenase subunit beta — its product is MSDRGESGTVPVIRFREALRDAMAEEMRRDDRVFVMGEDIAVFQGSFKVTEGLLDEFGEQRVRDTPISENTIVGTGVGAAIAGLRPIVEIMTVNFALLALDQIVNHAAAIPYMFNGQMRVPMVIRMPGGGGHQLGPTHSHSFEALFLQVPGLLVACPSTPADGKALLKAAVRDDNPVVFIEHESLYGMRDEVPEGDRIQRFGEAAIRREGSDVTIVGILKMAHVAQEAADRLQTEHGISAEVIDPRTLRPLDLDTILDSVKKTSRAVIVEEGWPHGGVGANLSALIAEQGFDYLDAPIQRVTGADVPMPYSRRMEQAAIPHAENVIEAVLAATEGGLPREGTGGPR